In the genome of Pungitius pungitius chromosome 5, fPunPun2.1, whole genome shotgun sequence, the window AAGCGAGGTAAAAACTGGATTTATTCTTCATATCAaattaaaaatctaaaaaaaatctaaaagttTATGCGGTGCATTGAACAGCAATAGcgttttttttatgtgcagttttgtgaatattattttgtggaaacccaacatatttttctttttttcctgtttttccttAATGAATGGTATATTTCATATACATTCTCTGCGTTATTTCCTGGAATGTCTTTACATTGTTGTTTATTTGGCATTCATGCCGTTTagttattaaacaaataaagtatATAATAAATTGTAGCTTGAGCAAAGGTTTGATATTAATTATGCTATGCAGGTGCCTAGtactggagaggaggagagtttACTAGTGGTTCAGTCTTATGATGACCTGAGTAGAAAACTGTGGGCTCTGGAAGGTCTGCCTCTCTCCATCACCGCAGTGCAAGGAGCCCACCCTGCACTAAGATACACACAGGTAAAGCCTATTTTTTAAAAGGTAAATCACGTAATAATTACACTGACAACTAGCAATATTAGTAGAATTTAACAACATTTGCATGATTTCAAACCGCACTGCATTCTGTTGTGTGCTTTGATATGTTTTGGCTACGTTGTGTGAATTTGACTTTGACAGTTCTAACATTTCATCTGCGTCCTGCAGGTCTTTCCCCCTGTGCCACTGAAGGTGGACTATTCCTTCTTTGATAGAGAAAAGACTTCCAGATCATTGGTGCCAAAAGAAAGCAAACCATGCCCAGCTTACATCACCCCGATCACAGGTAGATACTATCCACCATCAACttgtaaatgaaaatattttaggACTTCTTACACTTTGAAGCACAATTTCCCTAGATTTCTGTACTGTAGTTAAACTATGTATTCAAAGCAGGAACGTGCCACTTAACCACAGAGATTAAGCTGTACAAAATAATTTAACTATTCAAACTCATCACTTGTGACCCTATTCTTGCAGTGATTTGTCACATGGAAGGGAGTGGAAAGTGGCCTCACGATCGCCTTGCCATCCGCCACATTCGAACTGCCTTCCACATCCGCCTGGGAGAGTTGCTCAAGAAGCATCACGATTATACATGCAAGCCCTGCCCAACTCACCTGGATGTCTGGAaggtatattttttttgttggttttccaAGTCACACACTTGTCTTTTAAACAAACTTTTGGCACAGTCTAattttttttacctgtttttATACCATTTGTGTATGTATCCAGGATGGCTTGCTGTTCCGCATCCAGGTGGCATACCATCGTGAGGCTCAGGTGCTGAGAGAGAGTGTGAATGCTGAGGGACTACTCGTTGTAAGGGACAATGAGGAGGCGCAGGCTCTGGAGATGGCCACCATGCATAAGCCTCTACTTACCAGCACATTGCATGGGTAGGATTTAAGGCcgtagttttttattttttagcaaCATTTGcgcagagaacaaaaaaaatcaaaaaaaaaatcaagaccaTGCATGACAGCATGTCGGTGTAAGGTTTTCACGAGTTTCCTCTTTCAACCCTATATTTTGTTGTTAGTCAAATTACATCCTCTTTGGTTGCATGTTCCTACCTTGTCCTTCCTTTCTGTTCTCCCATTCCTGTTTCTTCATTGTTTTGCTTGCTGTCCATACACCATTTCATCCTGTTGTTGAtaggctccagcagcagcaccagagtTTTGGGGGATCGTGTCGTCTGGCCAAACGCTGGCTGGGGGCTCAGCTCTTCAGCGACGACATCACAGAGGACACAGCAGACCTGCTGGTGGCATCTCTTTTCCTGCAACCTGCACCCTTTACTCCCCCGGGGTAATTACTCCTCCTACTTTGAATAACGTCAGTCGACATCATCAAACTCATTTGGGGGACATGTTTTTTCATCTTCCCTTTTTCTGTCTTCCTCAGTTCCCCTCAGGTCGGCCTGCTTCGTTTCCTTCATTTGCTCTCTTCTTTTGACTGGAGGAACAACCCGCTCATAGTCAATCTTAACAACCAGCTTACAGGCAGGCACACTCACACGCCCCTTTTCCCTCTGTGTCCCACAAACAAATCCCCCTCTCCCACATTTTTACACACCCGGCAAACTTTCACATCCAGCTCTGATGCCTCACTGTTTCAACGATAAGTTGTATTGTGATTCACCTCTCCTtcgctcttctctctctctcatgttcAGCCCCCGACTACACAGAGATCAAGAATGACTTCATGGCCTCCAGGGAGTCTCTGCCGGTCTTGTTTCTAGCTACGcctaaagacaaaaaacaatccCTGTGGACCAAACAAGCACCTAGTGTACAGGTCAGCAGACACTGATGACACGGACACCACTTGCATTTTACTTGAATCTATAAAAGATCATTTGAATACTGCAAGTGGTTTACTAAAAGGTTTCACTTGAGAATTTATCGCAAGCTTCTAGGTAACTTTTAATCTTTGATTTCTGAGAATGACAAACAGCAGTGTAGAACAGGAGTTGCAGGGCACGGTCACAAGTCTTTCCTTCGTGGACACTGGTCTCCTGGATCACACTGAAAATATATTACACCAAATTAACAATAGAGTACGGTATtgattaatgaaataaacacagaactcTAAACAGGTTTGCTTGATTGATGTTATGAATTGAGATGATTCTAATTGGACTTAGTTTTCTTGGAGCTGGAAATCCATTTTTATGAAGTCTGAAAATCATTGCTATGGAAGTAGAAAATGTTATCCATCACTTTATTATATTGTGGAAGACAgaattcaaaaaaataatattttcttttaaagaatttccattcatttcattGGAAGATCATCAGGTTACTGCTGTCATCATCCGTAGGGAAATAAGTTACGTATTAGATTTAACTCTGTTTGGATGTGACCCTGGCCGTAGAAGAATCCATTACCACACCGTAGTGTACAGAAAAGGTAAACAGGGCAGCATGCCATTGTGCTGGCTGACCCAGATAAGCTTTCCATGCAATCCCACCTCACTCCCCCTTCAAGCCCAACGTGGACACAGAGCCTCTCTCAGCCTCCTCCTTTAGAACAGTGACGGAGAACAGGAACCATGTGCTCTGACGTCCCCCGCGACGTCATTGTTGCCTAATCACAACGTTCAGGGGGATTTTACCTTCTCTGGTTGCATATATACATTTGTGTTCTTGAATCTACTTATTTGCTGTCATCGACAATAAGAACCTAAACGCTGTTTACAAACAAAGAGCTGGAGTGAGTGACTGACGCTCAATGTGTCTCACTACCTCTGAATGACCACTAGAgggttgattctgtacacatgacatccattgcagtctgtccatcccgggagagggatccctcctctgacgttctccctaaggtttcttcctttttttccccattgaagggttttttcatattttggggagtttttcctgtgccgatgtgagggtttcgggacagaggatgttggatgtgtacagactgtaaagccctctgaggcacatttgtaatttgcgattttgggctatacattataaaaggaattgaattgaattgaattgaattctgaCTGAGTGAATCTGTAACTCAAAACACAACTGTTTTCTCTCAGCATGTCGATATTACCATTGCCTCTGAAATGCTAATTAAGGTTGGGTGTGAATATTATGAGGGGACAATTTCATGCGGCAATTTAGCATTCTCAAAATGGCAAAGAGACAGTTATTCCACTTCTATACACTTACTCATAGTTGTATTTGAACGCTTTAGAACAGAAGATGACTAATATGACAGAttaatgtgtgtctgtttctcatTGTTTAGTGCAGAACACATTTACAGACGCATGAACTCGTACAACTTGTTTTTGTTCCAGCTGTAAATGTAACTGAACTTTTGCACGAGACAAGCTGAGACAAATAGAGGAGGTGGCTCAGTGTTATACAACAACTGCTAGatattgcgcacacacacacacacatttacgtTTATGAACTATCCAAAGCTATCGGGTTTAACCgtcaaatgtcacattttgtcTGTGCGTCTTCAGATGCTGCAgcgtgtggtggtggtggcggcggagAGTCTTAAGTTACTGGAACATCAGCTGATGGACAGACAGCAGATACAAGATGTCCGGGTTAGTTAAAAGCTGTAATGGGCCTTTGTCCTTAATGGTCCACTCTCTGAGTTAATGCTGGTTTAATCTGTTTTGTGCAGGTGGTCATGCGCCCTCCTCTGGATGCCTACGATGTTTTGATTCACCTGAACCCAAAGCAGGTTCCCCTCCTCGCTCAGGCAGTGGACACTCCCACCATCAATTTCAGCAGGGGCATCATGGCTGGCCGCGTGGCCCCGTCTGGAGGGGCCCTGCCTGTGATCGACTACAACCCTGTGTCGCTCTACCTGGCGGAGCTCAGAGTGAGTTTGTTGTCTGCCATGAAGCTTGGGTTAAAAACCCAGGCGTGCTTTTGATGTTGTATGGTTGACACGATGTGGGGCGGGATCTGTTCCACAGTCCTCGTCCCGGGATTTGTCTCAGCTTCCTGGAAGCATCCATTTCCAAGAACTGCACTGTCTGCAGTGCAGGTTTTTCTTAGAAAGATTTCAACGGCTTTTTGCCAATGCACAACAGCAACCTGTCTTTCCCGCTTGTTGGGGAGGACAGAATGGTCGCCGCCAATATTTGAGCAAACTTGTTTGCATTGTCAAACCAGAACGGTTGGAGATTAAAACAGGTTTTACTTTATCGTAGGTGGTTAAGTTAATGACCCACACAATGGTGACATTTATGTCTGATCAGATTGTTTTTCTTAGTTTTATAGCGTCCGTAAAATTTGTCTTAAACTGTTAAGACTTCATTCTCATATTATTACAGTTACCCGACGCTTTATGATTGTAGTCTCGGGACCTAGAGAAAGAGCAAGTTTTGGACGTGAGCATTAACTGATCTAAATCATTTCCAGGACGCTTTTGGCGATCTAGCCCTTTTCTTCTGTGACCCTCATGGCGGAACAATGATTGCAGTTTTATGGAAGCCAAAGGCCTTTGTTCCCATAGGCTTCAAGGTAAGGCCTAGGTCATGTCCTGTATCCAAAATCATGAATGTAGGAAAGAAGACTTGGATTGTCACAggcttgtttggtttttctaaCATGATGTTCTCCGTTTTGCTTCATGGAAGACGTCGCAAATGACTGCGCGGAAAGTGGAGGTGAACGGGGAGGAAGCAACTACCATTCCCAACGTCGAGGCGATACTGGAAGACTTTCGGATCATGGGAAAGGGCTTGATCAAGTCTGTGGACGCCAGGACcgaaaaatggtcattttagACATATTATTTTcttgaaaatggaaaaatagatttttagTCAGTAATTTCTGTCAGCAATGTTGTCAGTTAGTGTGGTTTAAGATAAACTACATGTTTTTCTGTCAAAGGTGCGTCATGGCTAATAAAAGCATATGTACTCATTTGAATTTTTCATTGGCTTGTCTGGCTGCTTCCCATTACTTGCAattaatgcaaaataataatCTCGATCATGGAAGCGCTAGTCTCTTGAATGCTGACAAACTGAAGTATACAGTTATTTCAACAGTCAATTAATGTATGACTTGTCATATTCTGAACACCAAGAATCTGACAAACATTTCAACAGCTCTAGGTCACTTTTAAATATTAGTTTGATAGAATGGAGCTCTGACTTCCCGGCCACTAGATCCTTTCTGTTCTTCAGAACCAGTGACTGACCTTCAATAACTTCTGCAACAACCAACCAGCAGGGGATGCTACAATAGTCTTTCCTGGATAAATAGTAGTAATGTAGCCGTGTGTGATAATCTTTAATAAACTTGATGCAGGTAGGTTTCAAGTGTAGAGTGCTTGATGCTACTTGTTGTGGGATGTTTGGCACGTCTTTGTGAAAGTAGATGGAAACAACTCtgcaaataaatgaagataACGCACAGGATATAGTTCTCTGAAGCTGTTGACAGATTAATCATTTTGGTTTGGTTGCGGTATAATATAATTTTAGTGAAAGTCTGGTGAAATACACCAGAGATGTGCAATGAATAGTGCTTGAATCGTCTGGTGTTACCCTTGGTATTGGTAAATCTTTGGCTTACAGTGTAATCTTGTCAGACACAAATCTACACAAACTACAAATCCCATGCGTGTCATTTTTCTGTTAGTCTTCTTTCAGAAGGTTAaaagttgaacttttttttaaacactaatTTGTGATTATAAACTGACGGGAACACATCTGGTAGACACCGTGTAAATATGGCCATCAATCAAACAAGGAGACAAAAGAAGTGAGTGCCCAGTACCATTATGTCAGTTATGACCTTGTATAACTGTAGAGATCTATATATTggtggcttttgtttttctcaaacgTTGCTTTAGCCACGTTGAAAATGAGACACACTGTATGCCAGTCAAGTGGAATATTAACACAGATATCCACTCACCACAGTTTGTCTGCAGGTAACAGCGCTATACTTACTTATTAAACACCCACTACAGATACTTTATATTTGAGCACTGGAATTCTCTGCCTTCTGTCCTCTACCCCTCGCTGACAGATCGAGGCGGTCAGACACACAGCTGAGTAGCTCACAGCCAAACGGATGGATGTGGGGGAGTCTAAAGCGGCTGCGTGAGCCGAACGAACAATGCACGCAACGTTACGGCCGCCAACTCGCCCAAAAACAAGCCGCTGCCTGTTTGGATGGATGGAACTTGGCCATTGGGTTCATGTTATGTTGGGTGGGTTACATGAGTACACACCAATATCGATACATCTCTTATTTATATAGAGATGGTCAAATGTGTTAAGCTCATTTAAGTTTGTGACAAGTATTCTCTATATGTGGACAAAAGTCCAATAGAACCAAGGTGATAGTACACCACTTTCACAACAAAACATGCCAGAGCAGAACAAAGGATTAAAGAAAAGGTGCACTGGTTCTTAGCCCATGGAGGCATGTCTGTGGGCTTTTAAAACTGGGAAGGTTCTCCGACATCCATTGGAACCAAACAAAGAGGCTATCATATGTGGTGATGAAGTTTCACACAGGACAAAAGAGCAGGGAAAACAAGGTAAAGGATAGAGAAGGTAAAAAggaaatactgtgtgtgtgtgtgtgtgtgtctgtgtctgtgtgcgtgcgagtgAGAAAGCAAGAACGAAAGCGGGCAGGAATGAAAATGGTTCTGCGGGTCTTAACACGACTCAAGTTCGGTGTTCTGGTATGAATAAGGTCAAAGAGCTCATAGGTATCgaaatgtacagtgtgtgtgtgcgtgtgtgtgtgtgtgagattgaggGGGAGACTGAGAGGAAGAATGTTGACCTGTTGTCACGTCGTAACAAGCAGGGAGGCGTGGTGCAGAAGGTGGGGCCCTGCTTGGCTTCGGCCCAGTCCGAGCCCATCGCGGCTCTATAAGAGGAACTCTGGGTCCTCCCAACTCCACAGCGACTGAGCAAGCACTGCCTGTATTCTCACAGTCTCCTCAGCCTTTCCCGAGAAAACATGGGCAGACAGAAGCTCTATTTGGACAAACTGGCCCGGTTCTTCCAGATCCGTAACCTGCTCCTCCGCCAGGCCCTGGCAGAGTGTCTTGGAACTCTCATCCTTGTGGTAAGTGTGCGCCTCATCTCATGCTGGAATAGATGcttgtattttagttttttttaaaggagattTACAATAGTTAGATGTCTTGTATGTTAACAAAAGTGCCTCAAAGCATTTACTTTTCTTTAAGAACGCTCATTATTCAGTTTGCTTATGATGTTGCAACAGGATCAATTACGCTTTGACAGCATATgcaacacatctttttttttgttgttggcatGTTTGAGAACTGATTGCAGAAACTGCTTCACATTTATAAACCATTCATGGAATTCAATGCCAGCAGCACACAACAACATGGAGGGTAAGTGTTGGGTTATTTCAGAACTGAGTTCACAACAAAGGTAAGTAACAGGTTGTCAAGGTTAGGAGATTCTAGTCTTACATTAACATGCCAGTATTTGATAAAAAGCTCTGATCCAGGAACATGAGGCAAAAGCTCTCATGACATCCTATAATCACTTCACAGTGTGTACGGTATTTGTCTGCACGAGAATGGAAAAATATTATGAATACCACTCAAGTGGGTCATCTTTTGCCACGAAACTGATTCGTAGCATTAGTTTTATATAACTAGATATAAAACTTGACACTAGTGCCACACCCTGTTAAGTGAGTGACACGGTAATGGTTCACCATTCCAAGTGAGTTGAGTGACTAATTTCCAGTGATTAACAAAGCCACTTACGAAGGCCTAGATGCAAACTACTATTAActaaaatcaacatttttttctgatgcATAATCTAAGtcaatgtacaaaaaaaaaccttcttagCCCTTCAACAGAATTAAGGCTTATTGAAGATCAAATATATCAAAATAATCACAGTTATCCAACTATTTACTACTGTTTCTTACATGACATTGGAAGAATGAAAATATTGCAAAATTTCTGTTAGTCAGAGTATTTAGCATCAGGTGCGACTTGTTGGCACAGATAGGTGCGCCGGTTGATTAGGACCACGCGTCAGCACTGGGAGAGTCAGGAGCCAAACAATAGGCATGACATCGACAACGCCACTGGCGGAATTTTCCTTCCATCATCAAGAGATTACAgaagtctctcttttttgaAAGATTGAAGGAATCAAACTCCTGTTGACTAATGGGCTACACAGGTGTTATTGCCTGGAGGGATAAGGGACGTGAAGGTGTGGTCATGTATCAATTGTTGATTTTGGCACCTTTAAGCATGTGCCACAAGTTACTAGAACCTTTTGGATCTACAGAAGCTACAGACAGGATGAACAGGATATTGCAGCTTGTCACGGGCTAATGGTGATATAATGTGTTTGGATGTCCGGTGGTCACACGTAAAGGGGAAGGAAAACTATCCAATAAAGTTCAGTCGGTCTTTGAAGGTCACCTGCAGGCAGTGAATGTCTCTGGTTATCCCCCCCGTAAGTGTTCCCTTAACCCCTTATTGCACTCTCACAAAGTGCACTTTATTTTCCACTTCAAACCACTTATTGAGAAGCCTTGGGGGGAGCCTCTGAGGCTCTTCCTCCTGAATTTTGAAAACATCACACAGGTAGTGATTTAGAGACCGGTCCCGGGCCAGCCGTTTTCATGCCTTCAACTTCTAAACAATTGCCAAATGTGTGTTTCAGCAAGCTTGCGGCTTCTTTCTTTGTAAATTGAAGACAACAGCACAGAGGAAATATctaaaacatacatacatcaaCAGTAAGAGACTGAACGCAGCGATGAGGGACTTCCAGAGTGCGGCTCAGAGTGCGGCTCCCTCAAGCTGACATCAGCCTCTGAGTGAAAAGAATCCTCATCAGAGcggaacacacatgcacacagaaatACTGCACAATACTTGCAATGCAATCTTTCCTTTGACAGAATCAGTCACATGCTCATGAACACATCGTTTACACAGcaaccccctccccacacacacacacacacacacacacacctcccacgTATCCAGGTTTAACACTGTTCACTCTTTCCATGCGACCGTGCACCATTGCAAAGTGGCACCAAATGGCATTGAGACCCTGCATAAacctgcagtctctctctctctctctctctccagatgtTTGGTTGCGGTGCGGTGGCCCAGCTGGTGTTGAGCGGTGGTTCCCATGGCATGTTCCTCACCGTCAACTTTGCCTTTGGCTTTGCGGCCACATTAGGCATCCTGGTCTGTGGCCAAGTGTCAGGTAGACACGTTTTCTCAGACAAATTCAATTTGCATGAGCACATTTCAAAAAGATGTGTACCTCGTGTGTGAGTCTGGAGTCTCGGCGTATATTTTTGTTGACGTGCCACTTTGTTCATCGTCTATAATACGTACTGACATGCTGTCTCCATGTACTTTGCAGGTGGACATCTGAACCCTGCAGTGACCTTTGCTCTGTGCCTGCTCGGAAGAGAGCGCTGGAGAAAGTTCCCCATGTTCTTCCTCTTTCAGACAATTGGTAGTTTTTTCGGAGCTGCTATCATTTTCGCCATGTACTACGGTAAGACTCCAGATGTGAAGCCACATGACAACGAATGAAGAGATGTGTTTTAGGCTTCGCACGGTCCATGCACCTTTTATTTAGTATTCGCTGCTATATTTTCTTGCTTGTTTTCCTTCAGATGCCCTGTGGGACCATCCAGGATCTTTCGAAGTGACTGGGCCTAATGCCACAGCTGGCATTTTTGCCACCTACCCCGGAAATCATCTCACTCTTCTCAATGGATTCTTTGACCAGGTACCCCTTTTAGTGTCATACcctaaattaaaaatgtaaaaataaacatgatCCCACTGATGATTATCTCGTacatgttcctc includes:
- the LOC119225617 gene encoding aquaporin-3-like; this encodes MGRQKLYLDKLARFFQIRNLLLRQALAECLGTLILVMFGCGAVAQLVLSGGSHGMFLTVNFAFGFAATLGILVCGQVSGGHLNPAVTFALCLLGRERWRKFPMFFLFQTIGSFFGAAIIFAMYYDALWDHPGSFEVTGPNATAGIFATYPGNHLTLLNGFFDQIIGTAALIVCILAIVDPYNNPIPKGLEAFTVGFVVLVIGLSMGFNSGYAVNPARDLGPRLFTAIAGWGGEVFTAGNGWFMVPVFVPFLGTIVGVIIYQLMVGFHVEGEARDFQSKLEESVALADVPNNDKTNDKTKSMY